In a single window of the Halopiger xanaduensis SH-6 genome:
- a CDS encoding alpha-L-arabinofuranosidase C-terminal domain-containing protein, with protein sequence MADLFTHASGESESRATVRLDPSRRGDDVSPELYSKFGEHLYTPRNVTNVLEAQVLFNPTFGSWKFGDQQYGADGGNSELSDPDAIDERIETYAETHGLPAAERLQRAYHDGTALWWFPYGHAADVRTSPDIGTADDRAQRFETGSTDGYDGLAQWCYLPVHRTTAFEGQVTLRAAEETSVRLAIHEVDDDGSIGTLLAETEVTARDENRTVSFSLELPPVDREDERLYGFSVTTQASDANVVVDRVCCYPDDHVATADPEIVELLSEMNLSVLRWPGGNFVSGYHWEDGVGPIEERPTKPNPAWDALETNLFGTDEFVALCEAVGCEPMICLNAGSATPEEAARWVEYCNGSTDTEMGALRAEHGHPDPYDVTYWEVGNELYGSWQIGWTTPRGNADRFRRFKNAMESVDDSIEVLACGNRLTDWNEPLLEELDADDWLTDHVLMECHASPETDPVELFNAHSGVASQLREEYEAVAADCRDAGLEDVRQAITELQLFTRFDEPEDDTEPSTDSQKHQLDRETLPTNKSITEVVFDATIIHECIRSGTVEMVTHSGVGNHGGGLRKSQGRVWADPCYYGQQLGSGLIGGTPIGVDVTCHTFSTETTWGADTSEWFGELEPVTDEPAVDAMAVTDADEHDLAVILVHRDAGADAIDVTVSGEPLAAVNGGEITVDRLSAETMYDRNTLEEPDRITPTTDSAVVDEDSVTVSLPPYSMVRLTADRENTAEAENGT encoded by the coding sequence ATGGCAGACCTTTTCACGCACGCGAGCGGCGAGTCCGAGTCTCGAGCGACCGTTCGGCTCGATCCCTCGCGCCGGGGCGACGACGTGTCTCCCGAACTGTATAGCAAATTCGGCGAACACCTCTACACGCCGCGGAACGTGACGAACGTCCTCGAGGCGCAGGTGCTGTTCAATCCGACCTTCGGCTCCTGGAAGTTCGGGGACCAGCAGTACGGTGCCGACGGCGGGAACAGCGAGCTCTCCGACCCCGACGCCATCGACGAGCGGATCGAGACCTACGCCGAGACCCACGGGTTGCCGGCCGCCGAGCGGTTGCAGCGCGCGTATCACGATGGCACTGCGCTGTGGTGGTTCCCGTACGGGCACGCCGCGGACGTTCGAACGAGCCCCGACATCGGAACGGCGGACGACCGCGCACAGCGGTTCGAGACCGGATCCACGGACGGATACGACGGGCTCGCGCAGTGGTGTTACCTTCCAGTCCACCGGACGACCGCGTTCGAGGGGCAGGTAACGCTGCGCGCCGCCGAGGAGACGTCGGTTCGTCTCGCCATCCACGAGGTCGACGACGACGGCTCGATCGGCACGCTACTCGCCGAAACCGAGGTGACCGCTCGAGACGAGAACCGGACCGTCTCGTTCTCGCTCGAGCTGCCGCCGGTCGACCGGGAGGACGAGCGTCTGTACGGGTTCAGCGTGACCACGCAGGCGTCGGACGCGAACGTCGTCGTCGACCGCGTCTGCTGTTATCCCGACGATCACGTCGCCACGGCCGATCCCGAAATCGTCGAGTTGCTCTCGGAGATGAACCTCTCCGTGCTCCGGTGGCCCGGCGGGAACTTCGTCTCCGGCTACCACTGGGAGGACGGCGTCGGCCCGATAGAGGAGCGGCCGACGAAGCCGAACCCGGCGTGGGACGCCCTCGAGACGAACCTGTTCGGCACCGACGAGTTCGTCGCGCTCTGCGAGGCGGTCGGCTGCGAGCCGATGATCTGCCTGAACGCCGGGAGCGCGACGCCCGAGGAAGCGGCCCGCTGGGTGGAGTACTGCAACGGCTCGACCGACACCGAGATGGGCGCGCTGCGGGCCGAACACGGCCACCCCGACCCGTACGACGTCACCTACTGGGAGGTCGGGAACGAACTCTACGGCTCGTGGCAGATCGGCTGGACGACGCCGAGGGGTAACGCGGACCGGTTCCGCCGGTTCAAGAACGCGATGGAGTCCGTCGACGACTCGATCGAGGTGCTGGCCTGCGGGAACCGACTGACCGACTGGAACGAGCCGCTGCTCGAGGAACTCGACGCGGACGACTGGCTCACGGACCACGTCCTCATGGAGTGTCACGCCAGTCCCGAGACCGATCCGGTCGAACTGTTCAACGCCCACTCGGGCGTCGCGAGCCAGTTGCGCGAGGAGTACGAGGCGGTCGCAGCCGACTGCCGGGACGCCGGCCTCGAGGACGTGCGACAGGCGATTACGGAGCTGCAACTGTTCACCCGGTTCGACGAGCCAGAGGACGACACCGAACCGTCCACAGACTCTCAGAAGCACCAACTCGACCGCGAGACGCTCCCGACGAACAAGAGCATCACCGAGGTCGTCTTCGACGCCACGATCATCCACGAGTGCATCCGGAGCGGCACCGTCGAGATGGTGACCCACTCCGGCGTCGGGAACCACGGCGGCGGCCTCCGGAAGTCGCAGGGACGCGTGTGGGCCGACCCCTGTTACTACGGCCAGCAGCTCGGTTCGGGGCTCATCGGCGGGACCCCGATCGGCGTCGACGTGACCTGCCACACCTTTTCGACGGAGACGACCTGGGGGGCGGACACGAGCGAGTGGTTCGGCGAACTCGAGCCGGTGACCGACGAGCCCGCAGTCGACGCGATGGCGGTGACCGACGCCGACGAGCATGATCTCGCCGTCATCCTCGTCCACCGCGACGCCGGGGCCGACGCTATCGACGTCACGGTGTCGGGCGAGCCGCTGGCGGCCGTCAACGGGGGCGAAATCACCGTCGACCGCCTCTCGGCGGAGACGATGTACGACCGAAACACGCTCGAGGAGCCCGACCGGATCACGCCGACGACCGACAGCGCGGTGGTCGACGAGGATAGCGTCACGGTGTCGCTTCCGCCGTACTCGATGGTTCGGTTGACCGCGGACCGGGAGAATACGGCTGAAGCCGAGAACGGGACGTAA
- a CDS encoding glycoside hydrolase family 127 protein, producing MMNADAVPLSDVTITDDFWRPRIETNRDVTIEYQYEQLETSGCLENFRRAAAGETGGFEGFWFADTDAYKWIEAASYVLATTDDPDLEERVDEVVDLIAAAQEDDGYLNTYFALEEPAKKWTNLNMMHELYCAGHLIEAAVAHYRATGKTSLLDVATKFADYIDEVFPDEVDGAPGHQEIELALVKLARATGEDRYVELAAYFIDVRGRTDRFEREFENTEEIAGYDSDDGGIAESARGAFYEDGEYDGTYAQAHAPLEEQDAVEGHAVRAMYFFAGAADVAAEMGDDELLEHLERLWRNMTTKRLYVTGGIGSAHEGERFTEDYDLPNDTAYAETCAAIGSVFWNRRMFELTGDAKYADLIERTLYNGFLAGVSLDGTEFFYDNRLESDGSHGRQGWFDCACCPPNVARLFASLERYLYTVDGRELYVNQYVESTATPTVDDAELEVAQTTDYPWDSEVTIDVEAPEPTQATISLRVPEWCDEASIEVNGEPIPVDGDGYVSLERTWDDDRITATFEMSVTVVRSHPAVAANAGRVALERGPIVYCLEEPDAERPVHQYRVDSTTDLEPVYRDDLLGGVTVLEGEAPVPALDGWGNSLYRPAEECEETTAQLTAIPYYAWDNRESSAMRVWLQEN from the coding sequence ATGATGAACGCAGACGCAGTCCCGCTTTCGGACGTGACGATCACCGACGACTTCTGGCGTCCGCGAATCGAGACGAACCGGGACGTGACGATCGAGTACCAGTACGAGCAACTCGAGACGAGCGGCTGCCTCGAGAACTTCCGGCGGGCCGCCGCCGGCGAAACGGGCGGCTTCGAGGGGTTCTGGTTCGCCGATACGGACGCGTACAAGTGGATCGAGGCCGCCAGTTACGTCCTCGCGACGACCGACGACCCTGACCTGGAGGAACGGGTCGACGAGGTCGTCGACCTGATCGCCGCCGCGCAGGAGGACGACGGCTACCTCAACACGTACTTCGCGCTCGAGGAGCCGGCGAAGAAGTGGACGAACCTCAACATGATGCACGAACTGTACTGCGCGGGCCACCTCATCGAAGCGGCCGTTGCGCACTACCGTGCGACGGGGAAGACGTCGTTGCTCGACGTCGCGACGAAATTCGCCGACTACATCGACGAGGTGTTCCCAGACGAGGTCGACGGCGCGCCGGGCCACCAGGAGATCGAACTCGCCCTGGTGAAACTCGCCCGCGCGACCGGCGAGGATCGCTATGTCGAACTCGCCGCCTACTTCATCGACGTTCGGGGCCGCACCGACCGCTTCGAGCGGGAGTTCGAGAACACCGAGGAGATCGCCGGCTACGACTCCGACGACGGCGGAATCGCCGAGAGCGCTCGCGGCGCGTTCTACGAAGACGGCGAGTACGACGGCACGTACGCGCAAGCGCACGCCCCGCTCGAGGAGCAGGACGCCGTCGAGGGTCACGCCGTGCGGGCGATGTACTTCTTCGCCGGCGCCGCGGACGTCGCCGCGGAGATGGGTGACGACGAACTGCTCGAGCACTTAGAGCGGCTCTGGCGGAACATGACGACGAAGCGGCTGTACGTCACCGGCGGCATCGGGTCGGCCCACGAGGGCGAGCGGTTCACCGAGGACTACGACCTGCCCAACGACACGGCCTACGCCGAGACCTGCGCGGCGATCGGGAGCGTCTTCTGGAACCGGCGCATGTTCGAACTGACCGGCGACGCGAAGTACGCCGACCTCATCGAACGGACGCTCTACAACGGCTTCCTGGCCGGCGTCTCGCTCGACGGCACCGAGTTCTTCTACGACAACCGCCTCGAGAGCGACGGGAGCCACGGCCGTCAGGGCTGGTTCGACTGCGCGTGCTGTCCGCCCAACGTCGCGCGGTTGTTCGCCTCGCTCGAGCGGTACCTGTACACCGTCGACGGGCGGGAACTCTACGTCAACCAGTACGTCGAGAGTACGGCGACACCGACGGTCGACGACGCCGAACTCGAGGTCGCACAGACGACCGACTACCCCTGGGACAGCGAGGTGACGATCGACGTCGAGGCGCCGGAACCGACGCAGGCGACGATCTCCCTTCGCGTCCCCGAGTGGTGCGACGAGGCGTCGATCGAGGTGAACGGGGAGCCGATCCCGGTCGACGGCGACGGGTACGTCTCCCTCGAGCGCACGTGGGACGACGATCGAATCACCGCGACTTTCGAGATGTCGGTTACCGTCGTCCGCAGCCATCCCGCGGTCGCGGCCAACGCCGGCCGCGTCGCCCTCGAGCGCGGGCCGATCGTGTACTGCCTCGAGGAGCCCGACGCCGAGCGACCGGTGCATCAGTACCGCGTCGACTCGACGACCGACCTGGAGCCGGTTTACCGGGACGACCTCCTGGGCGGCGTGACCGTCCTCGAGGGGGAAGCGCCGGTCCCGGCTCTCGACGGTTGGGGGAACAGCCTCTACCGACCGGCCGAGGAATGCGAGGAGACGACGGCCCAATTGACCGCGATCCCGTACTACGCGTGGGATAACCGCGAAAGCAGTGCGATGCGCGTCTGGCTACAGGAAAACTAA
- a CDS encoding IclR family transcriptional regulator yields the protein MAKSESSIRSVSRTFEILEVIRDLDGATIGEITERVDIGQRSVYNYLKTLEHNEYVDKDGDEYHIGLPLFSLGSHARNLVPIYDIAQPQVDRLAEETGELATLFVENNGLGVYLYYASGTNGIELGTHEGEPVHLHSTASGKALLAFRSQCEVDGIVSEHGLPMLTSNTITTRESLDNELTAIRERGYAESDEEQRPGLRSLAAPITDDDGRSIASIGLSCPVHRVDDDQFYGDYLTALQGAANVIELEYNYA from the coding sequence ATGGCTAAGTCAGAGTCTTCTATCCGGTCCGTTAGCCGCACCTTCGAAATCTTGGAGGTCATCCGCGACCTCGACGGTGCGACCATCGGCGAGATCACGGAGCGGGTCGACATCGGACAGCGGTCGGTGTACAACTACCTGAAAACGCTCGAGCATAACGAGTACGTCGACAAGGACGGCGACGAGTACCACATCGGACTGCCGCTTTTCAGTCTCGGCTCTCACGCGAGAAATCTCGTCCCCATCTACGACATCGCCCAACCGCAGGTCGATCGCCTCGCCGAGGAGACGGGCGAACTCGCGACGCTGTTCGTCGAGAACAACGGCCTCGGGGTCTACCTGTACTACGCCAGCGGAACGAACGGAATCGAACTGGGCACGCACGAAGGCGAACCCGTCCACCTCCACAGTACGGCGTCCGGAAAAGCGCTACTCGCGTTCCGCTCCCAGTGTGAGGTCGACGGCATCGTTTCGGAGCACGGTTTACCGATGCTCACGTCGAACACCATCACGACACGTGAGTCCCTCGACAACGAACTGACCGCAATCCGCGAACGAGGGTACGCGGAGAGCGACGAGGAACAACGGCCCGGGTTGCGATCGCTCGCTGCACCGATCACCGACGACGACGGGCGAAGTATCGCGTCGATCGGTCTCTCTTGCCCCGTCCACCGCGTCGACGACGATCAGTTCTACGGCGACTATCTGACCGCGCTCCAGGGTGCGGCGAACGTGATCGAACTCGAGTACAACTACGCGTAG
- a CDS encoding glycoside hydrolase family 2 protein: protein MNDDTSLRRSRSLDGEWLFEVDPDGIGMTEGWQTELAMWLTEANPVDVPHSWQEDDGLRGYTGTAWYNRTFQVDVAELESRRVFVEFGAADYWTTVWVNGERVGENRGGYLPFEFEITDAITDGENALTVAVHDPEDLSEIPHGKQGEPWFTRVSGIWQSVTLSFRPETHVSGAKVTPDLETDTAAVSLDVDVGDSDPSAVDAVVRASRDGEVEAIAVHPIDGDDDAVLEFDEPAYWSPESPALYDLEITLEANGEVLDRYEDYFGLRTIERDDDGFRLNGDPIRLRGVLDQGYFPTTLYRPPDDGFFERELERVSELGFNLVRKHLKPAHPDFLEAADRQGILVWEEPANPAQYTDRSKEEVKTELRRLVERDYNRPSVVVWSLYHEEWGIGHDEAEETLWTDEAKQTYLASLVETVREWDPTRLVCDNSGWAHVETDLNDYHWYCISPDRATEWVENLEHTLHHRRDNYATQRWSDDGEPVVISEFGALSFPSVSTLVDHYGREPAWFSHEFLTDPVKRPSGVQDRFAETGLDDVFDGLEDLAASWQHRASVSLEHILGEFRTREEIAGYVLTQLYDTEWEVTGLLDYCRNEKAVYDDVAALNADVTIVPTVDSHVAWGGGECELEIALVNDTDDRVVEDLEWEFDGTTETRQLTAPPHSVAELDPVRITAPEVESVQIADLTVRGCSETELARTEPIVVVPSPREPPEALVFAEGTLASRLASVGFDVTHRLTPDVDVAFVTETTAEIVEFVSNGGTAVHVPDRQGEMQGTEFFEFRSLPRTDSWNNAASFFYQDSPLVEAFCSNRHLGWEFEDAYPYDIVADVAPEEDTVHVGFVRGWLADQGSPLLERSVDDGRVVACTFRVQTTAGSHPVVTGLLCRLVDYLAGRD from the coding sequence ATGAACGACGATACGTCCCTTCGCCGCTCTCGGTCGCTCGACGGGGAGTGGCTCTTCGAAGTCGATCCCGACGGCATCGGGATGACGGAGGGATGGCAGACGGAACTCGCGATGTGGCTCACCGAGGCCAATCCCGTCGACGTTCCGCACAGCTGGCAGGAGGACGACGGCCTGCGGGGATATACCGGAACCGCGTGGTACAATCGGACCTTTCAGGTCGACGTGGCGGAACTCGAGTCACGGCGCGTCTTCGTCGAATTCGGCGCCGCCGACTACTGGACGACCGTCTGGGTCAACGGGGAGCGGGTCGGCGAAAACCGCGGCGGCTACCTGCCCTTCGAGTTCGAAATCACGGATGCGATCACCGACGGGGAGAACGCGCTCACCGTCGCGGTTCACGATCCCGAGGATCTGTCGGAGATTCCCCACGGGAAGCAGGGCGAGCCGTGGTTTACGCGCGTCAGCGGAATCTGGCAGTCGGTGACGCTCTCGTTCCGGCCGGAGACCCACGTTTCGGGGGCGAAAGTGACGCCCGACCTCGAGACGGATACCGCCGCCGTCTCGCTTGATGTCGACGTCGGCGACAGTGATCCGTCGGCGGTCGACGCCGTCGTTCGAGCCTCGCGAGACGGGGAGGTCGAAGCGATCGCCGTCCATCCGATAGACGGGGACGACGACGCCGTCCTCGAGTTCGACGAGCCGGCGTACTGGTCGCCCGAGTCCCCGGCGCTGTACGACCTCGAGATCACGCTCGAAGCCAACGGCGAGGTGCTCGATCGCTACGAGGATTACTTCGGCCTCCGGACGATCGAGCGCGACGACGACGGCTTCCGGCTCAACGGCGACCCGATTCGACTCCGCGGGGTGCTCGATCAGGGCTACTTCCCCACGACGTTGTACCGACCGCCGGACGACGGCTTCTTCGAGCGCGAACTCGAGCGCGTCTCGGAACTCGGGTTCAACCTCGTTCGCAAACACCTCAAACCGGCCCACCCCGATTTCCTCGAGGCAGCCGACCGGCAGGGAATCCTCGTCTGGGAGGAGCCGGCGAACCCGGCACAGTATACGGATCGCTCGAAAGAAGAGGTGAAAACCGAACTCCGCCGGCTCGTCGAACGGGACTACAACCGGCCGAGCGTCGTGGTCTGGAGCCTCTACCACGAGGAGTGGGGGATCGGCCACGACGAGGCCGAAGAGACGCTCTGGACCGACGAGGCGAAGCAGACGTACCTCGCGTCGCTGGTCGAAACGGTTCGGGAGTGGGATCCGACGCGCCTCGTCTGTGACAACTCCGGGTGGGCCCACGTCGAGACCGATCTCAACGACTACCATTGGTACTGTATCAGTCCCGACCGAGCGACCGAGTGGGTCGAGAATCTGGAACACACGCTCCACCACCGCCGGGATAACTACGCGACCCAGCGCTGGTCCGACGACGGCGAGCCGGTCGTGATCTCGGAGTTCGGCGCCCTCTCGTTTCCGTCGGTTTCCACGCTCGTCGACCACTACGGTCGAGAGCCGGCGTGGTTCTCCCACGAGTTCCTCACCGACCCGGTCAAGCGGCCCAGCGGCGTTCAGGACCGGTTCGCCGAGACCGGTCTCGACGACGTCTTCGACGGCCTCGAGGACCTCGCCGCGTCGTGGCAACACCGCGCGAGCGTCTCGCTCGAGCACATCCTCGGCGAGTTTCGAACGCGGGAGGAAATCGCCGGCTACGTGCTGACGCAGCTGTACGATACCGAGTGGGAGGTGACCGGCCTGCTCGATTACTGCCGAAACGAGAAGGCCGTCTACGACGACGTCGCCGCGCTGAACGCCGACGTGACGATCGTCCCGACGGTCGATTCGCACGTCGCGTGGGGCGGCGGGGAGTGCGAACTCGAGATCGCGCTCGTCAACGATACCGACGACCGCGTCGTCGAAGACCTCGAGTGGGAGTTCGACGGGACGACCGAAACCCGACAGCTGACTGCCCCGCCACACTCCGTAGCGGAACTGGATCCGGTTCGGATTACCGCCCCGGAGGTCGAGTCGGTACAGATCGCTGATCTAACGGTTCGGGGCTGCTCCGAGACGGAACTGGCGCGTACGGAACCGATCGTCGTCGTCCCGTCGCCGCGCGAACCGCCGGAAGCGCTGGTGTTCGCCGAGGGGACGCTCGCCTCGAGACTCGCGTCGGTGGGATTCGACGTCACCCACCGCCTGACGCCCGACGTCGACGTCGCGTTCGTGACGGAGACGACCGCGGAGATCGTCGAGTTCGTTTCGAACGGGGGGACCGCCGTCCACGTCCCGGACCGCCAGGGAGAGATGCAGGGGACCGAGTTTTTCGAGTTTCGGTCGCTCCCGCGGACGGACAGCTGGAACAACGCGGCGTCGTTTTTCTACCAGGATTCGCCGCTCGTCGAGGCGTTCTGTTCGAACCGCCACCTCGGGTGGGAGTTCGAAGACGCCTACCCGTACGACATCGTCGCGGACGTCGCGCCCGAGGAGGACACCGTCCACGTCGGGTTCGTGCGGGGGTGGCTGGCCGACCAGGGGAGTCCGCTCCTCGAGCGGTCCGTCGACGACGGTCGGGTCGTCGCGTGCACGTTCCGCGTGCAGACGACCGCCGGATCGCACCCGGTAGTGACCGGGTTGTTGTGTCGACTCGTCGACTATCTCGCCGGCCGGGACTAG
- a CDS encoding IclR family transcriptional regulator domain-containing protein, with the protein MTDDEPTDDRDGRVLYSPPEWAPVPGAMYPRVARLEHDESGDPTLLATFECYETAGKNGTDEPYFPVYRSTDDGRTWSRFAEIRDTQHGWGLRYQPTLFEAPQQLGPWEAGTVFAVGNSIPSDRSETSIDLYASEDGGRTWTYVSTVDTGGKAVPGRGESPVWAPELTVDADGNLVCYFSDARHSDDGYNRVIGHRVSTDGGQTWDSETFDVAIADDESTPGMPTITKLPTGRYLLAYFIGGRRYGGGVYVKTSPNGRDWGAPDDVGSPVRTDDGRQLIEGPYATWVPYGDDDGTILVAGKTLRDQNRNRVSESGTVLLASSDLSGTETWEPVSAPLWYDDELETGHRSVGWTSALLPSADGTALLHLTSTYDGHGKTEIRYARAPLESLFDYDSSDRAAEGASQRRAGDRSSSSSPSPSPSQDPPGAVRRSRESTQSAESHHVKSIVKAFELLETLEQTGEIGVTELSRQTGIAKSSVYKYLDTLRHLGYVTKSDGAYAPSLRLFHFGQRVVSRHEAYRIAQPELDALAEKTGEVVSLIVEEDGDAVYLYSTSPHDDRTIEEGSRMPIHASTGGKALLSYRSREYVDDILENTVFDIDRQNFYADLKQARDNRVIIDRETNTQQYNAGVLEKRWHSFDQQAETNQLYRIAVPIRDADDKGVAAIEVLGSELQYDSRRLQEEIVPLLVSAGKSLETELLRT; encoded by the coding sequence ATGACCGACGACGAACCAACGGACGACCGCGACGGACGCGTCCTGTACAGCCCCCCGGAGTGGGCGCCGGTCCCCGGGGCGATGTACCCTCGAGTCGCTCGACTCGAGCACGACGAGAGCGGCGACCCGACGCTTCTCGCGACGTTCGAATGTTACGAGACGGCGGGCAAGAACGGCACCGACGAGCCGTATTTCCCGGTCTATCGGAGCACCGACGACGGCCGAACCTGGTCTCGCTTCGCCGAGATTCGGGACACCCAGCACGGGTGGGGACTGCGGTACCAGCCGACGCTCTTCGAGGCCCCACAGCAGCTCGGTCCCTGGGAGGCGGGAACGGTCTTTGCCGTCGGAAACTCGATTCCGAGCGACCGCTCCGAGACGAGCATCGACCTCTACGCGAGCGAGGACGGCGGCCGGACCTGGACGTACGTCAGCACCGTCGACACGGGCGGAAAAGCCGTCCCGGGACGCGGGGAGTCGCCGGTGTGGGCGCCCGAACTGACCGTCGATGCCGACGGCAACCTCGTCTGTTACTTCTCCGACGCGCGCCACTCGGACGACGGCTACAACCGCGTCATCGGCCACCGCGTCTCCACAGACGGCGGGCAGACGTGGGACTCCGAGACGTTCGACGTCGCGATCGCGGACGACGAGTCGACGCCGGGAATGCCGACGATCACGAAACTCCCGACGGGCCGGTACCTCCTCGCGTACTTTATCGGCGGGCGGCGGTACGGGGGCGGCGTGTACGTCAAAACGTCGCCGAACGGCCGCGACTGGGGCGCACCCGACGACGTCGGATCGCCCGTCCGGACCGACGACGGGCGCCAGCTCATCGAGGGGCCCTACGCGACCTGGGTCCCCTACGGGGACGACGATGGGACGATTCTGGTCGCAGGAAAGACGCTCCGCGACCAGAACCGAAATCGCGTTTCCGAAAGCGGGACGGTCCTGCTCGCCTCGAGCGATCTCTCCGGCACGGAGACGTGGGAACCGGTTTCGGCACCGCTGTGGTACGACGACGAGCTCGAAACCGGCCACCGGTCCGTCGGGTGGACGAGCGCGTTGCTCCCGTCGGCGGACGGGACGGCGCTCCTGCACCTGACCTCGACGTACGACGGCCACGGCAAAACCGAGATCAGGTACGCGCGAGCGCCGCTGGAATCGCTTTTCGACTACGACTCGAGCGACCGTGCGGCGGAGGGGGCGTCGCAGCGACGGGCCGGCGATCGTTCATCGTCGTCCTCGCCGTCGCCGTCACCGTCGCAGGACCCGCCCGGAGCGGTCCGACGGTCGCGGGAGTCGACGCAGTCGGCGGAATCGCACCACGTCAAATCGATCGTCAAAGCGTTCGAACTCCTCGAGACGCTCGAGCAGACGGGCGAGATCGGCGTGACCGAACTGTCCAGACAGACCGGCATCGCGAAAAGTTCAGTCTACAAGTACCTCGACACGCTGCGACACCTCGGATACGTCACGAAATCCGACGGCGCCTACGCACCGTCGCTGCGACTGTTCCACTTCGGGCAACGCGTCGTCTCTCGCCACGAGGCCTACCGCATCGCACAGCCGGAACTCGACGCGCTGGCCGAGAAAACCGGCGAAGTGGTCTCGCTGATCGTCGAAGAGGACGGCGATGCGGTGTATCTCTACTCCACGTCGCCCCACGACGACCGGACCATCGAAGAGGGGAGCCGAATGCCGATCCACGCGTCGACGGGCGGGAAGGCGCTCCTCTCGTACCGATCGCGGGAGTACGTCGACGACATCCTCGAGAACACCGTGTTCGATATCGATCGCCAGAACTTCTACGCCGACCTGAAGCAAGCGCGCGACAACCGCGTCATCATCGATCGGGAAACGAACACGCAACAGTACAACGCAGGCGTGCTCGAAAAGCGCTGGCACTCCTTCGACCAGCAGGCGGAGACGAATCAACTCTATCGGATCGCCGTTCCGATTCGAGATGCAGATGACAAGGGGGTCGCCGCCATAGAAGTCCTCGGTTCGGAGTTGCAATACGATTCCCGACGCCTCCAGGAGGAGATCGTGCCGCTGCTGGTTTCGGCCGGGAAATCGCTCGAAACTGAACTCTTGCGCACCTAG